DNA from Bacteroidetes bacterium SB0662_bin_6:
TCACGGATCACACTGAAAAGCAGCACCTGTACGCCCTGTGGTTTTGTGTCGCCCATGTTTTGTCATACGTGTTTTGTCATGTTATGGGCGCTCACCGGAACCGGATGGCGCGGATCGCTTCGATGCCGGCGGCTACCCGGGCAGGCACATACGCCGCCAGTACGCACAGCGCCATCGCAAGCGCACCGGTGAGGAGGAAGTCGAAAGCATGTAACTCGACCGGCGCCGTGGTCAGATAGTACGCCTCTTCCGGTAAGGAAATGAGGCCGTACTTGTCCTGCAAAAGCACCAGCGCCAGGGCAAGGCTTTCTCCAAGAGCCACCCCTACTCCACCGATCAGCAAGCCGGACCATACGAATTGTTTTCGGATCGATTTCATGGAGGCGCCCATGCTTTTCAAAATGCCGATTTCCCGGGTTTTTTCGAGCGTGGTCATCAGAAGCGTGCCGATGATGTTGAATGCAGCCACAATGACAATAATGCTGATCACGACAGGAATTATGCTTTTCTGCAGGTTGATCCAGGCAAACAGCCCCCCGTATACGTCATATATGCTCCGCGCCATGAGGGGAAATCCCAGCCTGCTTTCTATGACCTCTGCTGCTTCCCGCGCCGTGTCTACCTCTGCAAGGGTCACATCGAACCGGGTGGCCTGATCCGGACCGTAGGCCAGCACTTCGCGTGCCGCGGAAAGGGAGGTAAAGACATACACGGCATCGAAATTGGCAAGAGACGTTTCATAGATGCCGGCAATGCGGAATGCCTTTGTGCGGGGCGCCGTCAGGCCCGCTATGAAGGGCGTTTCTCCTGCGGATGCCGAACGCATGGAAAAAGAGGTGACGATTTGTCCCGGATGCACCTGGAGCAGATCGGCCAGTTCCTTTCCGATGACCAGGCCGGCATGCCCGCTGCTGTCGGGTTGCGTATCGAAAGAGCCGTCCACGATCTGTTCCTGGAAATATGCGGGCGGCCGCTCCATGCCCCGTATGGCTACGCCCTCTATATGCTCCCGGGAACGCCGAAGGAGGGCAAACTCCTGTACCACGACCGCCGCATCGACAACGCCGGGTGTGGAAGCAAGCGTATCCCGGATGGATGCGGCCTGATCAATGGGGGCATCCCGAAAGGTTTCCACTTGTACATGCGCCCCGAATCCGGTGATCTTGGCTTCGATTTCACTGCCGAATCCCCGTACGACCGAAAGCGC
Protein-coding regions in this window:
- a CDS encoding ABC transporter permease — encoded protein: MPSRFERFMAMRYLRSVRGQEEGSRFVRFIAWIATAGVALGTAALLLALSVVRGFGSEIEAKITGFGAHVQVETFRDAPIDQAASIRDTLASTPGVVDAAVVVQEFALLRRSREHIEGVAIRGMERPPAYFQEQIVDGSFDTQPDSSGHAGLVIGKELADLLQVHPGQIVTSFSMRSASAGETPFIAGLTAPRTKAFRIAGIYETSLANFDAVYVFTSLSAAREVLAYGPDQATRFDVTLAEVDTAREAAEVIESRLGFPLMARSIYDVYGGLFAWINLQKSIIPVVISIIVIVAAFNIIGTLLMTTLEKTREIGILKSMGASMKSIRKQFVWSGLLIGGVGVALGESLALALVLLQDKYGLISLPEEAYYLTTAPVELHAFDFLLTGALAMALCVLAAYVPARVAAGIEAIRAIRFR